One genomic window of Deltaproteobacteria bacterium includes the following:
- a CDS encoding arylsulfatase, with translation MNHPHPSRLGLAALGALALFAGGPSWAPAAAAADKPNILVIWGDDIGTWNISHNHRGMMGYRTPNIDRIATEGVSFTDYYAQQSCTAGRAAFIGGSVPVRSGMTKVGLPGAAQGWQKTDVTMATVLAAQGYATGQFGKNHQGDRDEHLPTMHGFDEFFGNLYHLNAEEEPENIDYPKDPDFRKKFGPRGVLRTKADGAGGQTIEDTGPLTKKRMETIDDETLAAAKDFIERQVEAGKPFFAWWNGTRMHFRTHVKAANRGRSGQDEYSDGMVEHDAHVGQLLALLDELGIADDTVVLYSTDNGPHYNTWPDAGTTPFRSEKNSNWEGAYRVPAFVRWPGHFPAGTTLNGIVSHEDWLPTFAAIAGDTTIKQRLLEGTELDGRTYRNHIDGYDQLAYLSGEVTQSPRNEFWYVNDDGQVVAARYQDWKVVFLENRGEAFGVWREPFVELRAPLLFNLRRDPFEKAQHNANAYDDWFLDRPFVVVPIQGMAAKFLMTMKDYPPSQSPGSFNLSGVMKMLEDGTSN, from the coding sequence ATGAACCATCCGCATCCGAGCCGCCTCGGCCTGGCGGCCCTCGGCGCCCTGGCGCTCTTCGCTGGCGGGCCCTCGTGGGCACCAGCCGCCGCTGCGGCCGACAAGCCCAACATCCTCGTGATCTGGGGCGACGACATCGGGACCTGGAACATCAGCCACAACCATCGCGGCATGATGGGCTACCGCACGCCCAACATCGATCGCATCGCCACCGAGGGCGTGTCCTTCACCGACTACTACGCGCAGCAGAGCTGCACCGCCGGGCGCGCTGCGTTCATCGGCGGATCGGTGCCGGTGCGCTCGGGCATGACGAAGGTCGGCCTTCCCGGTGCGGCGCAGGGCTGGCAGAAGACCGACGTCACGATGGCGACCGTTCTCGCGGCCCAGGGTTATGCGACCGGACAGTTCGGAAAGAACCACCAGGGCGACCGGGACGAGCATCTGCCGACGATGCACGGCTTCGACGAGTTCTTCGGCAACCTCTACCACCTCAACGCCGAAGAAGAGCCCGAGAACATCGACTATCCGAAGGATCCCGACTTCCGGAAGAAGTTCGGGCCCCGGGGCGTTCTTCGCACCAAGGCCGACGGCGCCGGCGGCCAGACGATCGAGGACACGGGTCCGCTCACGAAGAAGCGGATGGAGACGATCGACGACGAGACGCTCGCTGCCGCCAAGGACTTCATCGAGCGGCAGGTCGAGGCCGGCAAGCCGTTCTTCGCCTGGTGGAACGGGACGCGCATGCACTTCCGCACCCACGTCAAGGCAGCGAACCGCGGCAGGTCCGGCCAGGACGAGTACAGCGACGGCATGGTCGAGCACGACGCCCACGTCGGCCAGCTGCTCGCGCTCCTCGACGAGCTCGGCATCGCCGACGACACCGTCGTCCTGTACTCCACCGACAACGGCCCGCACTACAACACCTGGCCGGACGCCGGCACGACGCCGTTCCGCAGCGAGAAGAACTCGAACTGGGAGGGTGCCTACCGCGTTCCCGCGTTCGTGCGCTGGCCCGGGCACTTCCCGGCCGGCACGACCTTGAACGGCATCGTCTCGCACGAGGACTGGCTCCCGACCTTCGCCGCGATCGCCGGCGACACCACGATCAAGCAGCGCCTCCTCGAGGGAACGGAGCTCGACGGTCGGACCTACCGGAACCACATCGACGGGTACGACCAGCTCGCCTACCTCTCGGGCGAGGTCACGCAGTCGCCGCGCAACGAGTTCTGGTACGTCAACGACGACGGCCAGGTCGTCGCGGCGCGCTACCAGGACTGGAAGGTCGTGTTCCTCGAGAACCGCGGGGAGGCCTTCGGCGTCTGGCGCGAGCCCTTCGTCGAGCTGCGCGCGCCGCTGCTCTTCAACCTGCGCCGTGACCCCTTCGAGAAGGCCCAGCACAACGCGAACGCCTACGACGACTGGTTCCTCGACCGGCCCTTCGTGGTCGTCCCGATCCAGGGGATGGCGGCGAAGTTCCTGATGACGATGAAGGACTACCCGCCGAGCCAGTCGCCGGGGTCCTTCAACCTGAGTGGCGTCATGAAGATGCTCGAGGACGGCACCTCGAACTAG